Proteins from one Deltaproteobacteria bacterium genomic window:
- a CDS encoding DNA topoisomerase VI subunit B, translating to MAKAQSITSSSSAEYFSKNLQQVGFSSYTKAVLTSVKEAVDNSLDACEDAGILPEISVLVEKVGEGTAKNADSIRIRVEDNGPGLEVEEVVKVFGEYLASSKLGRGRCSRGQQGIGISAVTTWAQLTSARGANIITKTAKMRKACQCVVEVDIKHNKGVMKSKEAIEWDRDHGVACEFVIDARIQLNGEGGLLAYLSGTTLVNPHLSLRYKILDQDWVEIERVSDVLPEIPDSTDPHPHTMKLGEFIAHSHLFGRVSLGAWLRKGFSRISDSVLDEMKKDGITQTLFDKSVDKATEEDFKKVFAALQKAKLMAPSTKSVLSIGEAALSKSIQRVGQVDFFSVVSRKPAICDFKPVLVEVAIARLLDKNMSEDQTVILQRFANRVPLQFDKSSCAMTKAVESINWRAYGLNQPKNSLPLGPFIIAVSVVSPFIKFKNASKETVDASDELVEEIRRTLIQAGQRLSKYIKRENKEADLEKKRQHIEMFAPILVDGACRITKSPKARREKALEGLAKILGRDAALAEQELKIATEHAEEALLKMEQVAGILPMETPVFKNGQAELFLEENSRNKKIK from the coding sequence ATGGCAAAAGCACAAAGCATCACCTCCTCAAGCAGCGCCGAATATTTTTCAAAGAACCTCCAACAGGTGGGTTTTTCTTCTTACACCAAGGCGGTGCTCACCAGCGTGAAAGAGGCCGTCGATAATTCTTTGGATGCCTGCGAAGACGCGGGCATCCTTCCGGAGATTTCCGTCCTCGTTGAAAAAGTGGGGGAAGGCACGGCCAAGAATGCCGATTCCATCCGTATTCGTGTCGAAGACAATGGCCCGGGTCTTGAGGTTGAAGAGGTCGTTAAAGTATTTGGCGAGTATCTGGCCAGTTCCAAACTCGGCCGAGGCCGATGTAGTCGAGGTCAGCAAGGGATTGGTATTTCTGCAGTCACCACTTGGGCTCAATTGACGAGTGCGCGCGGTGCAAACATCATCACCAAAACGGCCAAGATGCGCAAGGCCTGCCAGTGTGTGGTAGAAGTCGATATCAAGCACAACAAAGGGGTGATGAAATCCAAGGAAGCTATTGAGTGGGATAGAGATCACGGCGTCGCTTGTGAATTTGTGATTGATGCCCGCATCCAATTAAATGGCGAAGGAGGACTGCTGGCCTACCTCAGTGGTACCACCTTGGTGAATCCTCACCTGAGTCTGCGTTATAAAATTCTGGATCAAGACTGGGTAGAGATCGAACGGGTAAGCGACGTGCTGCCCGAGATTCCTGATTCTACCGACCCTCACCCTCACACCATGAAGCTGGGTGAATTTATCGCCCATTCGCATCTGTTTGGTCGTGTCTCCCTAGGCGCCTGGCTGAGAAAGGGTTTTTCGCGTATTTCTGATTCGGTCTTGGATGAGATGAAGAAAGACGGAATTACCCAAACTCTTTTTGACAAAAGTGTGGATAAAGCCACCGAAGAAGATTTCAAGAAGGTATTTGCCGCGCTACAAAAGGCAAAACTGATGGCGCCCTCCACCAAAAGCGTACTCAGTATCGGAGAGGCGGCTCTCTCCAAGAGTATCCAACGCGTAGGTCAGGTGGATTTCTTTTCGGTGGTGTCTCGCAAGCCCGCCATTTGTGATTTTAAACCCGTTTTGGTGGAAGTGGCGATTGCCAGGCTCTTGGATAAAAATATGTCCGAAGATCAGACCGTTATCCTGCAACGCTTTGCCAACCGGGTGCCGCTGCAATTTGATAAATCTTCCTGCGCTATGACCAAGGCGGTAGAGTCGATCAATTGGCGTGCTTACGGCCTCAATCAGCCCAAAAATAGTTTACCGCTCGGACCTTTCATTATTGCGGTGAGCGTGGTGTCTCCTTTTATTAAATTTAAAAATGCCTCCAAAGAAACGGTGGATGCCAGCGATGAACTCGTCGAAGAAATCCGCCGCACGCTGATTCAAGCCGGTCAAAGGTTGTCAAAATATATCAAGCGAGAAAACAAAGAAGCCGACCTGGAAAAGAAGCGTCAACACATCGAGATGTTTGCTCCAATTCTAGTCGACGGAGCCTGCCGCATTACCAAATCCCCCAAAGCCCGCCGTGAAAAAGCCCTCGAAGGCCTGGCAAAAATTCTGGGCCGCGACGCCGCCCTTGCTGAACAAGAACTTAAGATTGCGACAGAGCATGCAGAAGAAGCGCTGTTGAAGATGGAGCAGGTTGCGGGTATTCTGCCGATGGAAACTCCGGTATTCAAAAATGGTCAGGCGGAATTGTTTTTGGAAGAGAATTCTAGAAACAAAAAAATAAAATAG
- a CDS encoding FKBP-type peptidyl-prolyl cis-trans isomerase, which yields MKRIFLFIFLFSLFTLPLCSTNPITTNPSGLRYAELKVGTGAVATAGKTVSVHYTGWLDEKGAKGKKFDSSVDRGQKFEFHLGAGQVIKGWDEGVAGMKVGGKRTLYIPSKLGYGARGAGAAIPPNADLIFDVELFEVK from the coding sequence ATGAAAAGGATTTTTCTATTCATCTTTTTATTTTCACTTTTTACCCTTCCTCTTTGTTCCACCAATCCTATTACTACCAATCCCAGCGGGCTTCGATATGCAGAATTGAAAGTGGGAACGGGGGCCGTGGCGACTGCGGGGAAAACGGTCAGCGTGCATTATACAGGTTGGTTAGATGAAAAGGGTGCAAAAGGGAAAAAGTTTGACAGCTCCGTTGATCGCGGACAGAAATTTGAATTTCATCTGGGTGCGGGCCAGGTCATTAAAGGTTGGGATGAAGGAGTCGCTGGAATGAAAGTAGGCGGAAAACGCACGCTCTATATCCCTTCAAAATTAGGCTACGGGGCTCGTGGAGCTGGAGCGGCTATTCCTCCTAATGCGGATTTGATCTTTGATGTGGAGTTATTTGAAGTGAAATAG
- the ilvC gene encoding ketol-acid reductoisomerase, with protein MATVYYDSDANLEHLKNKNIVIFGYGSQGHAHALNLKESGLHVKVSLQAGSASIAKAKAAGLEVFSDNSEAAKWADVAMLVVPDEAQKALYDNHLKANLKKGSALFFAHGFNIRFGRIVPREDLDVILIAPKGPGHLVRDQFKEGKGVPALIAVQQNASGKAKEIGLAYAKGIGGTRAGVIETTFTEECETDLFGEQVVLCGGVSALIQKGFETLVEAGYQPEVAYFECLHEVKLIVDLIYAGGIANMRYSISDTAEYGDLTRGPRIIDSYVKNNMKKILGEIQSGEFAKEYINEKESGAANFNRLRKEGENHPVEKVGAKLRAMMPWLGGGIDRSKR; from the coding sequence ATGGCAACAGTCTACTACGATAGCGATGCAAACCTCGAGCATCTCAAAAACAAAAACATTGTGATCTTTGGATATGGTTCTCAAGGACACGCCCACGCCCTGAATTTGAAGGAAAGTGGACTCCATGTAAAAGTTTCTCTCCAGGCAGGATCCGCCAGCATCGCCAAGGCAAAGGCTGCCGGCCTTGAAGTGTTCAGCGACAACAGCGAGGCCGCCAAATGGGCCGATGTGGCCATGCTTGTGGTTCCCGATGAAGCTCAGAAAGCCCTGTATGACAATCATTTAAAAGCCAATCTTAAAAAAGGTTCTGCCCTCTTTTTCGCGCATGGTTTTAATATTCGCTTCGGACGCATAGTCCCTCGCGAAGATTTAGACGTCATCCTCATTGCCCCCAAAGGCCCCGGGCATCTTGTTCGGGATCAGTTTAAAGAAGGCAAGGGAGTTCCTGCCCTGATCGCTGTACAACAAAATGCCAGCGGAAAGGCCAAAGAAATTGGCCTGGCCTACGCCAAAGGAATTGGCGGAACACGAGCCGGCGTCATCGAAACCACTTTCACCGAAGAATGTGAAACCGATTTATTCGGGGAGCAGGTAGTGCTCTGCGGGGGTGTTTCTGCTCTCATTCAAAAAGGCTTCGAAACCTTGGTGGAAGCCGGTTACCAGCCCGAAGTGGCTTATTTTGAATGCCTGCACGAAGTAAAACTCATTGTGGATCTCATCTATGCCGGTGGCATTGCCAACATGAGATATTCTATTTCGGATACCGCGGAATATGGCGATCTCACTCGCGGCCCTCGAATTATCGATTCTTACGTCAAAAACAACATGAAAAAAATTCTGGGTGAAATTCAGTCCGGTGAGTTTGCCAAAGAATATATCAACGAAAAAGAAAGCGGTGCCGCTAATTTTAACCGTCTTCGCAAAGAAGGTGAAAATCATCCTGTTGAAAAAGTGGGTGCCAAGCTGAGAGCGATGATGCCTTGGTTGGGTGGGGGAATTGATCGAAGTAAGAGATAG
- the greB gene encoding transcription elongation factor GreB — MSKAFTKENDSEDLEDIPEPLMPSGVKNYITPQGFSKLQQELQRLKYEERPKVTAIVSWAAGNGDRSENGDYIYGKKRLREIDSRIRFLTKRIEAAEQVAPGQVKSDQIFFGATVTYQDEDGEEKTYSIVGVDEADISKKKISWVSPLTLSLLKARVGDVVTVRTPKGPKEVEIIRIEYKEIEE, encoded by the coding sequence ATGAGCAAAGCCTTTACCAAAGAAAATGATTCGGAAGATTTAGAAGATATCCCCGAACCCCTTATGCCCAGCGGAGTGAAGAATTACATCACGCCTCAAGGTTTTTCAAAATTGCAGCAAGAACTGCAGCGCCTCAAATATGAAGAAAGACCCAAGGTGACCGCAATCGTTTCCTGGGCTGCGGGAAACGGAGATCGCTCCGAAAATGGGGATTACATTTATGGTAAAAAACGGCTACGGGAAATCGACAGCCGCATTCGTTTTCTCACCAAAAGAATCGAAGCTGCTGAACAAGTAGCCCCTGGCCAAGTGAAGTCGGATCAAATATTTTTTGGCGCCACCGTGACTTATCAGGATGAAGACGGCGAAGAAAAAACTTATTCGATTGTGGGTGTAGACGAAGCCGATATTTCGAAGAAGAAGATTTCCTGGGTGTCTCCCCTCACCTTAAGCCTGCTCAAGGCAAGGGTGGGAGATGTAGTCACCGTGCGAACTCCCAAGGGACCTAAAGAAGTTGAAATTATTAGAATTGAGTATAAGGAGATTGAGGAATAA
- a CDS encoding ORF6N domain-containing protein translates to MPQIIPVQNIQDSIYLFRGEKVILDSDLAKMYGVEVKTLNQAVKRNLERFPSDFMFQLNYQELAFLRSQIVTLETSNRGAHRKYTPYAFTEQGVAMLSSVLNSPRAIQVNIEIMRAFVKIRQLISTNTDLSKKLNSLERKYDGQFKIVFEAIRQLMEEPVKPKRKMGFRN, encoded by the coding sequence ATGCCCCAAATAATCCCAGTTCAAAACATTCAGGACAGTATTTACTTATTTCGAGGAGAAAAAGTAATCTTGGATTCAGATTTAGCCAAAATGTATGGAGTAGAAGTCAAAACTCTTAATCAAGCAGTAAAAAGAAATCTTGAGAGATTCCCTTCAGACTTTATGTTTCAGCTTAATTATCAGGAACTTGCATTTCTAAGGTCACAAATTGTGACCTTAGAAACCTCGAATAGGGGCGCTCACCGAAAATACACACCTTACGCCTTTACCGAACAAGGCGTCGCCATGCTCTCAAGCGTGTTGAATAGTCCTCGAGCCATCCAAGTAAACATCGAAATCATGCGAGCTTTCGTCAAAATTCGTCAGCTCATTTCGACTAATACAGATCTATCCAAAAAATTAAACTCCCTTGAAAGAAAATACGACGGTCAATTCAAAATAGTCTTTGAAGCCATCCGTCAACTAATGGAAGAACCGGTAAAACCAAAACGAAAAATGGGATTTCGAAATTAA
- a CDS encoding pyrimidine/purine nucleoside phosphorylase, whose amino-acid sequence MNPIENVIVPLKANIYFDGKVVSHSLLFKDGSKKTLGLIYPGSYTFNTTSAEVMQITAGGCRAKIAGSNEWKNYKETEAFQVPANSSFEIAVENGICEYLCSFE is encoded by the coding sequence ATGAACCCCATCGAAAATGTCATCGTCCCTCTCAAAGCCAATATTTATTTTGACGGCAAGGTCGTCAGTCACAGCCTGTTATTCAAAGATGGCTCCAAAAAAACATTGGGCCTGATTTATCCTGGCTCGTACACCTTCAACACCACATCTGCCGAAGTAATGCAGATTACCGCAGGCGGCTGCCGCGCAAAAATTGCGGGCTCAAACGAGTGGAAAAATTATAAAGAGACAGAAGCCTTTCAAGTGCCGGCGAATTCTTCTTTTGAGATTGCGGTTGAAAATGGAATCTGCGAATACCTGTGTAGTTTTGAATAG
- the gltX gene encoding glutamate--tRNA ligase has protein sequence MTKPRLRFAPSPTGHLHIGGARTALYNWLIAQKTGGTFVLRVEDTDRERSTQEYVDSIMQAMTWLGLSWQEGPFFQTQRFDLYREHMQKLLAEKKAYRCYCTAEELEAKRAQATQEHRKPKYEGTCRNLTEADWAKETRPFCIRFKAPQEGSTLVKDEIKGNIEFQNKEMDDLIIWRTDDSPTYNFTVVVDDVTMNITHVIRGDDHLNNTPRQILLYEAFDYPLPIFAHVPMILGADKARLSKRHGATSVIAYRDMGYLPEALLNYLARLGWSYGDKEVMRLKEMVNYFETSAVGKSPSIFNPEKLLWLNGIYIRESKPEDLAEELIRLFKLREIEVENNATLIAAIKASQEKSKTLAEMADLVEFAFLDHVPWSEAGKKMLENEKVKDYFGRLIPKLEALNTFDRDSLHQVVETCIAELGIKLKELAQPIRAALTGTTISIGIYEAMLLLGKEKSLERLKNCLKD, from the coding sequence ATGACCAAACCCCGACTCCGCTTCGCCCCCTCTCCCACCGGCCATCTCCACATCGGAGGGGCACGCACGGCGCTTTACAATTGGCTGATTGCCCAAAAAACCGGAGGCACTTTTGTTTTGCGTGTGGAAGACACCGATCGTGAACGCTCCACCCAGGAATATGTCGATTCGATTATGCAGGCCATGACCTGGTTGGGCTTAAGCTGGCAAGAAGGTCCCTTTTTTCAAACCCAGCGCTTCGATTTGTATCGCGAGCACATGCAAAAGCTCTTGGCTGAAAAAAAGGCCTATCGTTGTTATTGCACCGCGGAAGAATTGGAAGCCAAGCGTGCACAAGCCACCCAAGAACACCGCAAACCCAAATACGAAGGCACGTGTAGAAATTTGACGGAGGCCGATTGGGCCAAGGAAACCCGGCCCTTCTGTATCCGCTTCAAGGCCCCTCAAGAAGGCAGCACCCTGGTGAAAGATGAAATCAAGGGAAACATCGAATTTCAAAACAAAGAAATGGACGACCTGATTATTTGGCGCACCGATGACAGTCCCACTTATAATTTTACCGTCGTGGTGGATGACGTCACCATGAATATTACTCACGTGATTCGCGGAGACGATCATCTCAACAACACCCCCCGGCAAATTTTACTTTACGAAGCCTTCGATTATCCGCTTCCCATTTTTGCCCATGTGCCGATGATTTTGGGTGCTGATAAAGCGCGTCTGTCAAAACGACATGGTGCTACATCGGTGATTGCTTATCGCGACATGGGATACTTACCCGAGGCCTTGTTGAATTATCTGGCCCGCCTGGGCTGGTCTTATGGGGATAAAGAAGTGATGCGTCTTAAAGAAATGGTGAATTACTTTGAAACCAGCGCGGTGGGAAAATCTCCTTCTATTTTTAATCCGGAAAAATTATTGTGGTTGAATGGCATCTATATTCGCGAATCCAAGCCGGAAGATCTGGCAGAGGAATTGATTCGCCTTTTTAAACTTCGAGAAATTGAAGTTGAAAACAATGCGACTTTGATAGCTGCCATCAAGGCCTCTCAGGAAAAATCGAAAACTTTGGCAGAAATGGCCGATCTGGTGGAATTTGCTTTCTTGGATCATGTCCCCTGGAGTGAAGCAGGGAAAAAGATGCTTGAAAATGAAAAGGTCAAAGATTACTTTGGCAGGCTCATTCCAAAACTGGAAGCCTTGAATACTTTCGATAGAGATTCCTTGCACCAAGTGGTGGAAACTTGCATCGCCGAATTGGGAATTAAACTCAAAGAACTCGCTCAACCCATACGGGCCGCCTTAACAGGAACAACCATTAGCATCGGTATTTATGAGGCGATGTTGTTGCTTGGAAAAGAAAAAAGTTTGGAGAGATTGAAAAATTGTTTAAAAGATTGA
- a CDS encoding type II toxin-antitoxin system VapC family toxin, producing the protein MMTTSMEIKSGNACFVDSSVFYEWMDQSSVYSESILNFLHHKPTPLLTSNFIIAETTSLLTKRLGKKIGTFFLREIFNSKIVEIIRISQAQEEQAMRDYFKYQDKDFDLIDATSFVLCKEKGVREVLTLDKHFKQMGFKTIPTF; encoded by the coding sequence TTGATGACTACCTCTATGGAAATAAAAAGTGGTAATGCTTGCTTTGTTGATTCCAGTGTATTTTATGAGTGGATGGACCAATCGAGTGTCTACTCCGAGTCCATTTTAAATTTTTTACATCATAAACCTACACCTCTTCTTACATCGAACTTTATTATTGCCGAAACGACCTCCCTTTTGACAAAAAGATTGGGAAAGAAAATAGGAACTTTTTTTCTGCGAGAAATTTTTAATAGCAAGATTGTGGAAATTATAAGAATTTCACAAGCACAAGAAGAACAAGCAATGAGAGACTACTTTAAATATCAAGATAAAGATTTTGATCTCATTGACGCAACAAGTTTTGTCCTCTGCAAAGAAAAAGGCGTTCGTGAAGTACTGACATTAGACAAACATTTTAAGCAAATGGGTTTTAAAACAATTCCAACTTTTTAG
- a CDS encoding sugar kinase, which yields MQILVVGSIALDSVETPFGKIEEGLGGSATHFSTSASFLSPPYLVGVVGQDFPQQHLDFLASRGVHLEGLQKKEGKTFRWKGRYEFDLNTAHTLDTQLNVFLSFYPELPSSYRNKEIVFLANIDPELQMKVIEQAQNPKLIALDTMNFWISSKKEALIKTLNKVNLMFINEGEARELTGESNLVKAARKIRSWGPQTIALKRGEYGALLFHGDEIFSAPGLPLEEIKDPTGAGDSFAGGFLGYLAKSGDLSFNNLKKATIYGSVMASFNVEDFSLDRFRRLKNEEIEMRYQEFMKLAHF from the coding sequence ATGCAAATCCTCGTCGTCGGATCCATCGCCCTAGACAGTGTTGAAACCCCCTTCGGAAAAATCGAGGAGGGTCTAGGAGGCTCTGCTACCCACTTTTCTACTTCTGCCAGTTTTTTAAGCCCACCCTATTTGGTGGGAGTTGTCGGACAAGATTTTCCGCAACAACACCTCGATTTTTTAGCCTCGCGCGGTGTGCACCTCGAAGGCCTGCAGAAAAAAGAGGGCAAAACTTTTCGATGGAAAGGCCGCTACGAATTTGACCTCAACACCGCTCATACTTTAGACACGCAACTGAATGTTTTTTTAAGTTTTTACCCCGAGCTTCCCAGTTCTTATCGCAATAAAGAAATTGTTTTTCTAGCGAATATTGATCCTGAATTACAGATGAAGGTGATTGAACAAGCCCAGAATCCAAAACTCATCGCACTCGATACGATGAATTTTTGGATCTCTTCTAAAAAAGAGGCCCTGATAAAAACTTTGAACAAAGTAAATTTAATGTTCATCAACGAAGGCGAGGCGCGAGAACTCACCGGTGAAAGTAATTTGGTGAAAGCCGCCCGAAAGATTAGGAGCTGGGGGCCTCAAACGATAGCCCTGAAACGCGGCGAATACGGAGCCTTGCTGTTCCACGGGGATGAAATTTTCTCTGCCCCTGGACTCCCTTTAGAAGAAATCAAAGACCCTACCGGAGCGGGAGACAGTTTTGCCGGTGGATTCTTGGGCTATCTCGCCAAAAGCGGCGATTTGAGTTTTAATAATCTCAAAAAAGCTACTATTTATGGATCTGTCATGGCCAGTTTCAATGTCGAAGACTTTAGCCTGGATAGATTCCGTCGACTAAAAAATGAAGAGATTGAGATGCGCTATCAGGAGTTTATGAAGCTCGCTCATTTTTAG
- a CDS encoding aminopeptidase P family protein, translated as MKKSSALLLYGDSENNADLYYATKFLVPDPVYFVQIKNKKYLFLNDLEVDRGRSESQVDEVVSISELTEKLKKVKKAKAFPLLELLEFFLKEKGVSAITIPHNFPAYSAQKLKNKKFKLQFQADPFWPTRVIKNQEEKKNIKLALKHTANAIKRAYAILAECGIKKNLLYYKGKKLGSEGLRSLIDLYLFEQGCLAQQTIVAGGEQGVDPHNRGDALLHAHESIVMDVFPRHIASRYYADMSRTVVKGKASPQLKKQWQAVKEAQEWTMAHLKAGVNGRKIHEGILKLFEKKGFKSGNINGRMQGFFHGTGHGLGLDIHEAPRISKFDHTLKEGTVVTVEPGLYYSGVGGVRIEDVVYITKDGCEILSSCPKILEIE; from the coding sequence ATGAAAAAATCTTCCGCCCTGCTCCTTTATGGAGATTCCGAAAACAACGCCGACCTTTATTATGCCACCAAGTTCCTGGTTCCAGACCCTGTTTATTTTGTTCAAATCAAAAACAAAAAATATCTTTTTTTAAATGATCTCGAAGTCGACCGCGGACGAAGCGAATCTCAAGTAGATGAAGTCGTCTCCATCAGTGAGCTGACGGAGAAATTGAAAAAGGTCAAAAAAGCAAAGGCCTTTCCCCTGCTGGAACTGCTGGAATTTTTCCTCAAAGAAAAAGGGGTTTCTGCGATCACGATCCCCCACAACTTTCCTGCTTATAGCGCGCAAAAATTAAAAAATAAAAAATTTAAACTCCAATTTCAGGCCGATCCCTTCTGGCCCACACGAGTAATTAAAAATCAGGAAGAAAAGAAAAATATTAAACTAGCGCTCAAACATACTGCCAATGCCATCAAGAGGGCCTATGCCATTTTGGCAGAATGCGGGATCAAAAAAAATCTGCTCTATTATAAAGGCAAAAAACTGGGTTCTGAGGGTTTGCGCTCCCTCATCGATCTCTATTTGTTTGAACAGGGATGCCTCGCCCAGCAAACTATTGTTGCCGGCGGTGAGCAGGGCGTGGACCCGCACAATCGGGGAGATGCCTTATTGCATGCTCATGAGTCGATTGTGATGGATGTTTTCCCTCGTCACATCGCCAGCCGATATTATGCCGATATGAGTCGAACGGTAGTGAAGGGCAAGGCCAGCCCCCAACTCAAAAAACAATGGCAGGCCGTAAAAGAGGCTCAGGAATGGACGATGGCCCACCTGAAGGCAGGAGTGAATGGACGGAAAATCCATGAAGGGATCTTGAAACTTTTTGAGAAAAAGGGATTCAAAAGCGGAAATATCAATGGACGCATGCAGGGTTTTTTTCACGGGACAGGCCACGGCCTAGGCCTGGACATTCACGAGGCCCCTCGAATTTCTAAATTCGATCATACCTTGAAAGAAGGCACGGTAGTCACAGTGGAACCCGGGCTTTATTATTCCGGTGTAGGCGGAGTGAGGATTGAAGACGTGGTTTATATTACGAAAGACGGATGCGAGATCCTGTCGAGTTGTCCGAAGATTTTGGAAATTGAGTAA
- a CDS encoding SHOCT domain-containing protein, which yields MRKMILFSLFTLCFSPLPLKAAEKIWKQNNNPANYIDLESIKDSVAEDLILNHPYHIDAKKITDMLLSVRYNKALLFRKDIKDQQVFFDTDLVEKKFAPRIEEAFQKASPNQVVVVSMVQKDPFFVLRNDRLSVFKMFVAQDGMHIKFMKTDSHLSGDYQAHTTGTKLIQGAKGMKISLEPQPGQKLSFADAQEVILDLNYDFAALVDKKAEEETEKEKEKNKRVKRSDSSTTSTAASSTKAPSSEVKKAPAERLKDLKALKEQGLISPAEYEAKKKEILKDL from the coding sequence ATGCGTAAGATGATTTTATTTTCTCTTTTCACTCTTTGCTTTTCCCCCTTGCCCTTAAAGGCTGCAGAAAAAATTTGGAAGCAAAATAACAACCCTGCTAATTATATCGATTTGGAATCTATCAAAGACTCTGTGGCAGAAGATCTGATTTTGAATCATCCCTATCACATCGACGCCAAGAAAATCACCGACATGTTGCTTTCGGTTCGTTATAACAAGGCCCTGCTGTTTCGAAAAGATATTAAAGACCAGCAGGTTTTTTTTGATACCGATTTGGTCGAGAAGAAGTTTGCCCCTCGCATTGAGGAGGCCTTCCAAAAAGCTAGCCCCAATCAAGTGGTGGTGGTTTCCATGGTACAAAAAGATCCTTTTTTCGTCTTAAGGAATGATCGCTTGAGTGTTTTTAAAATGTTTGTGGCCCAGGACGGCATGCATATTAAATTTATGAAGACCGATTCTCATCTTTCGGGAGATTATCAAGCGCACACCACGGGGACAAAGCTGATCCAAGGCGCCAAGGGTATGAAAATAAGTTTGGAGCCGCAACCGGGCCAAAAGCTGTCCTTTGCGGATGCCCAGGAAGTGATTTTAGATTTAAATTATGATTTTGCGGCTTTGGTGGATAAAAAAGCCGAAGAAGAAACTGAGAAAGAAAAAGAAAAAAACAAAAGGGTGAAGCGAAGTGATTCCTCAACAACTTCCACAGCAGCTAGCTCCACTAAAGCTCCAAGTTCCGAGGTGAAAAAAGCCCCCGCAGAACGTTTGAAAGATTTAAAGGCCTTGAAAGAGCAGGGGCTGATTAGCCCTGCAGAATATGAGGCGAAGAAGAAAGAAATTTTGAAGGATTTGTAG
- a CDS encoding DUF2752 domain-containing protein — translation MYSIKPSIILSRLFLLISSSGILLLSFWLKPDTRGFGTHEQLGLPPCPFLFFTGYPCPACGLTTSFSHMAHGHFMAAFSSHPLGPFLFLMNVALIFISLKNLLSKKNFWDLLPDKQLNAFLILFVFSFLSSWGYRILQIWRTL, via the coding sequence ATGTATTCAATCAAGCCTTCTATTATTTTAAGTCGCCTCTTTCTGTTGATTTCGAGTTCCGGAATCCTTTTGCTTTCCTTTTGGCTAAAGCCTGATACTCGTGGATTTGGCACCCATGAACAGCTGGGCCTTCCCCCCTGCCCTTTTTTATTTTTTACCGGCTACCCTTGCCCTGCTTGCGGTTTGACCACCAGTTTTTCCCATATGGCCCATGGTCACTTTATGGCAGCCTTTTCTTCCCATCCCCTGGGCCCCTTTTTATTCTTGATGAATGTTGCATTAATTTTCATTTCGCTGAAAAATCTCTTGAGCAAAAAAAACTTCTGGGATCTACTGCCCGATAAGCAACTCAATGCCTTTTTAATATTATTTGTCTTTTCTTTTCTATCAAGCTGGGGCTATCGAATTTTACAAATTTGGAGAACTTTATGA
- a CDS encoding DUF4190 domain-containing protein: protein MSDQPFSEDNEATQMMSAPPPLANTAPPAQAQSPTFAGAGPSGGNSGGASGRAIAALVLAIASFLCCGFFTGIPAIIVGRIEEGAIKRGEAPESGRMLAKVGWILGLISTLLNCLFMAILGIYLLLVGGTIGSGVLDILHQAKQQDTHFAP, encoded by the coding sequence ATGAGCGATCAACCATTTTCTGAAGACAACGAAGCCACTCAAATGATGTCTGCCCCTCCACCTCTTGCAAATACGGCTCCCCCGGCTCAAGCTCAAAGCCCTACTTTTGCTGGAGCAGGCCCTTCCGGAGGAAATTCAGGTGGAGCGTCAGGACGTGCCATTGCCGCATTAGTTTTAGCCATCGCTTCTTTTTTATGCTGTGGATTCTTTACCGGCATACCAGCGATCATCGTGGGTCGAATAGAAGAAGGAGCCATCAAGCGCGGAGAAGCTCCGGAATCCGGAAGGATGCTGGCGAAGGTAGGATGGATTCTGGGCCTCATTTCCACCCTTCTGAATTGTCTTTTCATGGCTATTTTAGGCATCTACCTGTTGCTCGTCGGGGGAACCATAGGTTCTGGCGTATTGGACATCCTGCATCAGGCCAAACAACAAGACACCCACTTCGCGCCTTAA